The Pseudomonas parafulva genome includes a window with the following:
- a CDS encoding helix-turn-helix domain-containing protein: MTPFTQLQVFNVMHASPNARLELSAHLGDGLAAALWRNRDDARDYQAPSHHTLSCYLADGTGTFRRQRPADKGAPDKLCVLPAEHESNWVINGAIRMAHLYVSPAQFALGCIRLLDREPRALQLQEATFMDDPRQALRFRQLSGLDWNEPAERLLASSLAHEIVDHALLSQVGLRQGLRLKGGLAPSQRRQLVDYIEAHLEHALTLGELAVRCNLSEYHFARMFRVSFGLPPHQYLLARRLHRACLLLRLGHAPLGEVALACGFASASHFSNRFRQVLAATPGEYRQALGRRAGR; the protein is encoded by the coding sequence ATGACGCCATTCACGCAGCTGCAAGTGTTCAATGTCATGCATGCATCCCCCAACGCCCGGCTGGAGCTCAGCGCGCACCTGGGCGATGGGCTGGCGGCTGCGCTGTGGCGCAACCGCGACGATGCCCGCGACTACCAGGCACCCAGCCACCACACCCTGTCCTGCTACCTGGCTGACGGTACCGGCACCTTTCGGCGCCAACGCCCGGCCGACAAGGGTGCTCCGGACAAGCTGTGCGTATTGCCGGCCGAGCACGAATCGAACTGGGTGATCAACGGGGCCATCCGCATGGCCCACCTGTATGTGAGCCCGGCGCAGTTCGCGCTGGGGTGCATACGCCTGCTCGACCGGGAGCCGCGGGCGCTGCAACTGCAAGAGGCGACCTTCATGGACGACCCCAGGCAGGCCCTGCGCTTTCGCCAGCTGTCAGGCCTTGACTGGAACGAGCCGGCCGAACGTTTGCTGGCCAGCAGCCTGGCCCACGAGATCGTCGACCATGCCTTGCTCAGCCAAGTGGGCCTGCGCCAGGGGCTGCGCCTGAAGGGCGGGCTGGCGCCCAGCCAGCGCCGGCAGTTGGTCGACTACATCGAAGCACACCTGGAGCATGCCCTTACCCTGGGCGAGCTGGCCGTGCGCTGCAACCTGTCCGAGTACCATTTCGCACGCATGTTTCGCGTGAGCTTCGGCTTGCCCCCCCACCAATACCTGCTGGCCCGGCGCCTGCACCGGGCGTGCCTGCTGCTGCGGCTGGGCCATGCGCCCTTGGGCGAGGTGGCCCTGGCCTGCGGTTTCGCCAGCGCCAGCCATTTCAGCAATCGCTTTCGCCAGGTGCTGGCGGCCACGCCTGGGGAGTATCGTCAGGCCCTGGGCCGCAGGGCTGGTCGCTAG
- a CDS encoding DMT family transporter — MNLSLYLLTVLIWGTTWIALKFQLGGVAIPVSIVYRFALAALILFAMLLLTRRLQPMGRRGHQICLAQGLCLFCINFICFLSASQWIASGLIAVVFSTATLWNAINARLFFGRQVAPHVLGGGALGLLGLGLLFWPELSHHAASRQTLYGLGLALLGTLCFSAGNMLSSVQQAAGLKPMTTNAWGMAYGAGMLAIACLVGGIPFEMEWSARYVGSLLYLAVPGSVIAFTAYLTLVGRMGPERAAYCTVLFPLVALNVSAAVEGYQWTPTALLGLVAVMAGNVLVFRKPKAARGPEVPRPA, encoded by the coding sequence ATGAACCTGTCGCTCTACCTGCTCACCGTGCTGATCTGGGGTACGACTTGGATTGCCCTGAAATTCCAGCTGGGTGGGGTCGCCATCCCCGTATCCATCGTCTATCGCTTTGCCTTGGCAGCACTGATCCTGTTTGCCATGCTGTTGCTCACCCGGCGCCTGCAGCCCATGGGTCGGCGCGGCCACCAGATCTGCCTGGCCCAGGGACTATGCCTGTTCTGCATCAACTTCATCTGCTTTCTCAGCGCCAGCCAATGGATCGCCAGCGGCCTCATTGCCGTGGTGTTCTCCACCGCCACCTTGTGGAACGCGATCAATGCCCGGCTGTTTTTTGGCCGTCAGGTGGCCCCGCATGTACTAGGCGGTGGCGCCTTGGGATTGCTGGGCCTGGGCCTGCTGTTCTGGCCGGAGCTGTCGCACCATGCAGCCAGCCGCCAAACCCTGTACGGCCTTGGTCTAGCGCTGCTTGGCACCTTGTGTTTTTCGGCAGGCAACATGCTTTCGAGTGTTCAGCAGGCGGCCGGGCTCAAGCCCATGACCACCAATGCCTGGGGCATGGCTTATGGGGCAGGCATGCTGGCAATTGCCTGCCTGGTGGGTGGGATTCCGTTCGAGATGGAGTGGAGCGCACGCTACGTGGGCTCATTGCTGTACCTGGCGGTGCCGGGCTCGGTGATCGCGTTCACCGCATACCTGACCTTGGTCGGGCGCATGGGGCCGGAGCGTGCGGCCTACTGCACGGTGCTTTTCCCGCTGGTGGCCCTGAACGTGTCGGCGGCCGTCGAAGGCTATCAATGGACGCCCACCGCCTTGCTTGGCCTGGTAGCGGTGATGGCGGGCAATGTGCTGGTGTTTCGCAAACCCAAGGCTGCGCGCGGCCCCGAGGTGCCTCGGCCTGCCTAG
- a CDS encoding 2-hydroxyacid dehydrogenase, producing MKKTVLAFSRITPAMAERLQHDFTVIMPDPKRGDVNAQFNEALPHAHGLIGVGRKLGRTQLEGAGKLEVVSSVSVGYDNYDLDYFNERGIALTNTPDVLTESTADLGFSLIMGCARRTAELDAWTKAGHWQASVGPALFGSDVHGKTLGIVGMGNIGAAIARRGRLGFNMSVIYSGNSRKTALEQELGAQMRSLEQLLGEADFVCIVVPLSDATRQLIGARELKLMKPSAFLINIARGPVVDEAALIQALQDGTIRGAGLDVYEKEPLADSPLFSLPNALTLPHIGSATAETREAMANRAIDNLRAALLGERPRDLVNPQVWKG from the coding sequence ATGAAAAAGACCGTCCTTGCCTTCAGCCGGATCACCCCGGCCATGGCCGAGCGCTTGCAGCACGATTTCACCGTGATCATGCCCGATCCCAAACGCGGTGACGTCAACGCGCAGTTCAACGAAGCCCTGCCGCATGCCCACGGCCTGATTGGCGTGGGCCGCAAGCTGGGGCGTACCCAGCTCGAAGGGGCCGGCAAGCTCGAAGTGGTGTCCAGCGTGTCGGTGGGCTACGACAACTACGATCTGGACTACTTCAACGAGCGCGGCATCGCCCTGACCAATACGCCGGACGTGCTCACTGAAAGTACGGCTGACCTGGGCTTTTCCTTGATCATGGGCTGCGCCAGGCGAACCGCGGAGCTCGACGCCTGGACCAAGGCCGGCCATTGGCAGGCCAGCGTGGGGCCTGCGCTTTTCGGCAGTGACGTGCATGGCAAGACCCTGGGCATCGTCGGCATGGGCAACATCGGCGCGGCCATCGCCCGGCGGGGTCGCCTTGGCTTCAACATGTCGGTCATCTACAGCGGCAACAGCCGCAAGACGGCCCTGGAGCAGGAATTGGGTGCGCAGATGCGTAGCCTCGAGCAACTGCTGGGCGAAGCCGATTTCGTCTGCATCGTGGTGCCGCTGTCCGATGCCACGCGCCAGTTGATCGGCGCCCGCGAATTGAAGCTGATGAAGCCCTCGGCGTTTTTGATCAACATCGCCCGCGGGCCAGTGGTGGACGAGGCGGCACTGATCCAGGCCCTGCAGGACGGCACGATCCGCGGTGCAGGCCTGGACGTGTATGAAAAGGAACCCCTGGCCGACTCCCCGCTGTTCAGCCTGCCCAATGCCCTGACCCTGCCCCACATTGGTTCGGCCACCGCCGAGACGCGTGAGGCCATGGCCAACCGCGCCATCGACAACCTGCGCGCGGCGCTGCTGGGCGAACGGCCCAGGGACCTGGTCAATCCTCAGGTGTGGAAAGGCTGA
- a CDS encoding LysR family transcriptional regulator, which translates to MDTLQNMRAFSCVAQLGSFTAAAGQLDTTTANVSRAVSNLEAHLQTRLLNRTTRRIALTEAGKRYLMRCEQILTYVEEAEAEASDAHARPAGQLKVHSMTGVGQHFVVDAIARYRESHPDVTFDLTMANRVPDLLDEGYDVSIVLATELPDSGFVSQRLGITYSIVCASPAYIARHGVPHKPADLLKHACLRMVSPVIPLEKWLFDGPEGQEMVNITSSPFMVNTADAMRTAIRSGMGVGVLPIYSAIEGLRNGTLVRILPQYRLQELNLYAIYPSRQYLDAKIKTWVEYLRNSLPEILAAHEADLKAH; encoded by the coding sequence ATGGACACCCTGCAAAACATGCGTGCCTTCAGTTGCGTGGCCCAGCTCGGCAGCTTCACGGCCGCAGCGGGCCAGTTGGATACCACCACCGCGAACGTCTCGCGAGCCGTCTCCAACCTGGAAGCTCATCTGCAAACACGCCTGCTCAACCGCACCACGCGCCGCATCGCGCTGACCGAAGCCGGCAAGCGCTACCTGATGCGCTGCGAACAGATTCTGACCTACGTCGAAGAAGCCGAGGCCGAGGCCAGCGACGCCCATGCCCGCCCTGCCGGGCAGTTGAAGGTGCACTCGATGACCGGGGTGGGCCAGCATTTCGTGGTCGATGCCATTGCCCGCTACCGCGAATCGCACCCGGACGTGACCTTCGACCTGACCATGGCCAACCGTGTACCCGACCTGCTCGACGAAGGCTACGACGTGTCCATCGTGCTGGCCACCGAGCTGCCGGATTCAGGCTTCGTGTCGCAACGGCTGGGCATCACCTACAGCATCGTCTGCGCGTCGCCGGCCTATATCGCCCGTCATGGCGTGCCGCACAAACCGGCCGATCTGCTCAAGCATGCCTGCCTGCGCATGGTTAGCCCGGTGATACCGCTTGAAAAATGGCTGTTTGACGGCCCCGAAGGCCAGGAAATGGTCAACATCACCAGCTCGCCGTTCATGGTCAACACGGCCGATGCGATGCGCACAGCCATTCGCAGTGGCATGGGGGTGGGGGTATTGCCGATCTATTCGGCCATCGAAGGCTTGCGTAACGGCACCCTGGTGCGAATCCTGCCGCAATACCGGCTGCAGGAACTGAACCTGTATGCCATCTACCCGTCGCGCCAGTACCTGGACGCGAAGATCAAGACGTGGGTGGAGTACCTGCGTAACTCGCTGCCGGAAATCCTCGCGGCCCATGAAGCCGACTTGAAAGCGCACTGA
- a CDS encoding FecR family protein, with translation MTTTLPAVTQAQSDAALQWLVRINGQPEQARSAAFRRWLLADPRHPVAYEQAQALWNHSALAAATLADEDRLALQHYLARMSPPAVRRPGRWRAGALAMAACLIMAIGMLGGWQPGHWLLDLRADYSTSADRREVTLPDHSAVTLDAHSSIAVQFENGQRRVRLLHGAAFFKVTHTGEPFVVQAADGQVRVLGTEFEVREQGAATQVTVRAGRVAVSPSKGAVARELIANQQVSYGAGQVSHTLSVDSEQHLAWREGWLTYSQAPLAQVVEDLGRYYPGHIVLLNEALGRREVSGSFPIAEPLQALDSLGAVLGFSRQTVLGRFTVIR, from the coding sequence GTGACCACCACGTTACCTGCTGTCACTCAGGCACAATCCGATGCCGCCCTGCAGTGGCTTGTACGCATCAATGGGCAGCCCGAGCAAGCCCGCAGTGCGGCGTTCAGGCGTTGGCTGCTGGCCGACCCGCGGCATCCGGTCGCGTACGAGCAGGCGCAGGCGCTGTGGAACCACAGCGCCCTCGCTGCGGCGACCCTGGCCGATGAAGACCGGCTGGCCCTGCAACATTACCTCGCCCGGATGAGCCCGCCCGCTGTCAGGCGCCCCGGACGTTGGCGTGCAGGGGCGTTGGCCATGGCCGCTTGCCTGATCATGGCCATCGGCATGCTCGGTGGGTGGCAGCCCGGTCATTGGCTGCTGGACCTGCGTGCCGACTACAGCACGTCGGCCGACCGGCGCGAAGTGACCTTGCCAGACCACTCGGCGGTCACGCTGGACGCCCACAGTTCGATTGCCGTGCAATTCGAAAACGGCCAGCGCCGCGTGCGGTTGCTGCACGGCGCTGCGTTCTTCAAGGTCACCCACACCGGCGAGCCCTTTGTGGTGCAGGCCGCCGATGGGCAGGTGCGAGTGCTGGGCACCGAGTTCGAAGTGCGCGAGCAGGGCGCCGCCACCCAGGTCACCGTCCGCGCCGGTCGCGTGGCGGTCAGCCCGTCCAAGGGGGCCGTGGCACGTGAGTTGATTGCCAATCAGCAGGTGAGCTACGGCGCGGGGCAGGTCAGCCACACGTTGTCGGTCGACAGCGAGCAGCACCTGGCATGGCGCGAGGGTTGGCTGACCTATTCCCAGGCGCCCCTGGCCCAGGTGGTTGAGGATCTGGGTCGCTATTACCCCGGCCACATCGTGCTGCTGAACGAGGCTTTGGGGCGGCGTGAAGTCAGTGGCAGCTTCCCCATTGCCGAACCCTTGCAGGCGCTGGACTCACTGGGCGCAGTGCTCGGCTTTTCGCGTCAGACAGTGCTTGGTCGGTTCACGGTTATCCGTTGA
- a CDS encoding TonB-dependent siderophore receptor: MKSTLRCVPLWLGLAVLPPLIYTQAATAAQRAQAYTFDQPAQPLLQALAAFSRVTGQSVVHTLTLPAVQAPALHGALSAEQALQRLLGNAGLTWQRVDAHTFTLQALDTAGALNLQATTVTSQLDSLSYQPPTTTSIMRGQGPTQDIPQAINVVPAQVLRDQAPRNLDDALANVSGITQGNNFGGTSDTVMKRGFGDNRDGSIMRDGMPLVQGRSLSASTERVEVLKGPASLLYGIQDPGGVINVVSKRPQLQAYNVLTARGSTYGDGKNGSGGGFDSTGALGDSNLAYRLIADHTDEDYWRNYGVRRETLLAPSLAWLGEDTQVVVAYEHREFLYPFDRGTAFGNDGHPLNIPATRRLDEPFNDMQGRSDLYSLQLDHQLADDWKLHLGYSFNRETYDASQVRVTGVNPRTGTLTRSIDGTRGAMSRDQFVTASLAGTVQLAGLQHDLLVGLDHEDRKVYRADLIRQTPRTPFSYLNPVYGREVEGSTVRASDSDQTDELRTDALFMQDALHLDDHWILVAGGRFQQYDQYAGRGRPFKANTDINGQTWVPHAGVVYKVDEQLSFYGSYSESFKPNSTIAPLAGNVVLDGAIAPEEGKSWELGAKLDVPGRITGTLALFDITKRNVLVSNFDSSTRETVYSNAGEVNSRGVELDLTGQLSERWSLIGSYAFTDAKVTQDPALKGNRLQNVARHGASLSAVYDFGSLFGGDSLRAGAGARYVGERTGNATNTFDLPSYTVADAFASYETQLDAHTVRLQLNVKNLFDKVYYSSSVNQYFVAVGDARQVSVSGTFEF; this comes from the coding sequence ATGAAGTCTACTTTGCGTTGCGTTCCCCTTTGGCTCGGTCTTGCAGTACTCCCGCCGCTCATCTACACCCAGGCGGCGACTGCAGCGCAACGCGCGCAAGCTTATACCTTCGACCAACCTGCCCAGCCACTGCTCCAGGCCCTCGCCGCCTTCAGCCGCGTCACCGGGCAGAGCGTGGTCCATACCCTGACGCTACCTGCCGTGCAGGCGCCTGCGTTGCACGGGGCCTTGAGCGCCGAGCAGGCGTTGCAGCGCTTGTTGGGTAATGCCGGGCTGACCTGGCAACGGGTCGATGCCCATACCTTCACCCTGCAAGCGCTGGACACCGCCGGTGCCTTGAACCTGCAGGCCACCACCGTGACTTCGCAGCTCGACAGCTTGAGCTATCAGCCGCCCACCACCACCTCGATCATGCGCGGCCAGGGCCCCACCCAGGACATCCCCCAGGCGATCAACGTGGTGCCCGCCCAAGTGCTGCGCGACCAGGCGCCGCGCAACCTGGACGATGCCCTGGCCAACGTCAGCGGCATTACCCAAGGCAACAATTTCGGCGGTACCTCCGACACCGTCATGAAGCGGGGCTTTGGCGACAACCGCGACGGTTCGATCATGCGCGATGGCATGCCGTTGGTGCAGGGCCGCAGCCTCAGCGCCAGCACCGAGCGGGTCGAGGTGCTCAAGGGGCCGGCTTCGCTGTTGTACGGCATCCAGGATCCAGGCGGGGTGATCAACGTGGTCAGCAAGCGGCCCCAGCTGCAGGCCTACAACGTACTGACTGCACGCGGCTCGACCTACGGCGATGGCAAGAACGGCAGCGGTGGTGGGTTCGACAGCACCGGTGCGCTGGGCGACAGCAACTTGGCCTACCGCCTGATTGCCGACCACACGGACGAAGACTACTGGCGCAACTACGGCGTGCGCCGCGAGACACTGCTGGCCCCCTCGCTGGCCTGGCTGGGCGAGGATACCCAAGTAGTGGTGGCCTACGAGCACCGTGAATTTCTTTACCCGTTCGACCGCGGCACGGCCTTCGGCAACGACGGCCATCCGCTCAACATCCCGGCCACGCGGCGCCTGGATGAGCCGTTCAACGACATGCAGGGCCGCTCCGACCTCTACAGCCTGCAACTGGACCATCAGCTTGCCGACGACTGGAAGCTGCACCTGGGCTACAGCTTCAACCGGGAAACCTATGACGCCAGCCAGGTCCGCGTGACCGGGGTCAACCCGCGCACTGGCACACTGACGCGCAGCATCGATGGCACGCGCGGTGCCATGAGCCGAGACCAGTTCGTCACGGCGAGCCTGGCCGGCACGGTCCAGTTGGCAGGCCTGCAGCATGATCTGCTGGTGGGCCTGGACCATGAAGACCGCAAGGTGTACCGCGCCGACCTGATCCGCCAGACGCCGCGCACCCCCTTCAGCTACCTGAACCCTGTGTATGGGCGCGAAGTGGAGGGCAGCACAGTGCGCGCCTCCGACAGTGACCAGACCGACGAGCTGCGCACTGACGCCTTGTTCATGCAGGATGCGCTGCACCTGGACGATCACTGGATCCTGGTGGCCGGTGGGCGCTTCCAGCAATATGACCAGTACGCCGGTCGCGGGCGCCCGTTCAAGGCCAACACCGACATCAATGGGCAAACCTGGGTCCCCCATGCGGGGGTGGTGTACAAGGTCGATGAACAGCTCTCGTTCTACGGCAGCTACAGCGAATCGTTCAAGCCCAACTCGACCATCGCACCACTGGCCGGCAACGTGGTGCTCGACGGCGCCATCGCCCCGGAAGAGGGCAAGTCGTGGGAGCTTGGGGCCAAGCTCGACGTACCAGGGCGCATCACCGGCACCTTGGCCTTGTTCGACATCACCAAGCGCAACGTTCTGGTGTCCAACTTCGATTCGAGCACCCGCGAGACGGTCTACAGCAATGCCGGTGAAGTGAACTCCCGGGGCGTCGAGCTGGACCTGACCGGCCAGTTGAGCGAGCGCTGGAGCCTGATCGGCAGCTACGCCTTCACCGATGCCAAGGTCACCCAAGACCCGGCCCTAAAGGGCAATCGCCTGCAGAACGTGGCGCGGCACGGCGCTTCGTTGTCCGCCGTCTACGATTTCGGCAGCCTGTTCGGTGGCGACAGCCTGCGCGCCGGTGCCGGGGCGCGTTATGTGGGCGAGCGTACCGGCAATGCCACCAACACCTTCGACCTGCCGTCCTACACGGTGGCCGACGCCTTCGCCAGCTACGAGACCCAGCTGGACGCGCACACCGTTCGCCTGCAACTGAACGTCAAGAACCTGTTCGACAAGGTGTACTACAGCTCGTCGGTGAACCAGTACTTCGTGGCGGTGGGCGATGCGCGGCAGGTGAGCGTATCGGGTACCTTCGAATTCTAG